A window of the Tessaracoccus sp. MC1865 genome harbors these coding sequences:
- a CDS encoding GlsB/YeaQ/YmgE family stress response membrane protein, producing MLWTIIVWIIVGLIGGAIAKAIMPGRQGGGWLATIILGIIGAFVGGLIGSLIFEGELNLTGPNFSIGGVITSIIGALIVLAIYGWAQRRKA from the coding sequence ATGTTATGGACAATCATCGTTTGGATTATCGTCGGCCTCATCGGAGGCGCTATCGCCAAGGCCATCATGCCTGGGCGTCAGGGTGGGGGCTGGCTGGCCACCATCATCCTGGGCATCATCGGTGCATTCGTTGGTGGTCTCATCGGTTCGCTCATCTTCGAAGGTGAGCTCAATCTGACCGGCCCCAACTTCTCCATCGGCGGTGTCATCACCTCCATCATTGGTGCCCTCATCGTGCTCGCCATCTACGGTTGGGCTCAGCGCCGCAAGGCCTGA
- a CDS encoding phosphatidylserine/phosphatidylglycerophosphate/cardiolipin synthase family protein, which translates to MQTTWSRARRFFNRLTAAVLIGQILSMIALTVVESFRKKKRKLRKFPVTRPEPLPVADDEITVYTYGEYLYDAMIEAIDAAEHTIYFETYIWKGDATGHRFRDALGRAADRGVKVHAIWDEFANLVVPRAFFTSIPKNIATMPHPAIPIPWSPRHWGRDHRKLLTVDGRVGFIGGYNIGSLYATGWRDTHARVVGPGVAELDNAFIDFWNLHVRKEHDRIEDNPERDWLPTVRVHRNMPRLQVYPIRNMYLEAIDRATSHIWLTHAYLIPDDDLIAGLRAAVNRGVDVRIIVPGRSNHVVADWLSRGYYTNLLRSGVKLYLYQGAMVHAKTATMDGVWSTIGTANLDRLSLWGNYEVNLEVTDESVAKHMEDVFRTDQSNSIELNEQRWASRSVVAKVTELFLSPWRPFF; encoded by the coding sequence ATGCAGACCACCTGGAGCCGCGCACGACGGTTCTTCAACCGCCTCACGGCCGCGGTTCTGATCGGTCAGATCCTCTCCATGATCGCCTTGACCGTCGTCGAGTCCTTCCGGAAGAAGAAGCGCAAGCTGCGCAAGTTCCCGGTGACCCGTCCGGAACCGCTGCCCGTGGCCGATGACGAGATCACCGTCTACACCTACGGCGAGTACCTGTACGACGCGATGATCGAGGCCATCGACGCGGCCGAGCACACCATCTACTTCGAGACCTACATCTGGAAGGGCGACGCCACGGGCCACCGGTTCCGCGACGCGCTGGGCCGCGCCGCCGACCGGGGCGTGAAGGTGCACGCCATCTGGGACGAGTTCGCCAACCTGGTGGTGCCGCGGGCGTTCTTCACGTCGATCCCGAAGAACATCGCGACGATGCCGCACCCCGCGATTCCCATCCCGTGGTCGCCGCGCCACTGGGGTCGCGACCACCGCAAGCTCCTCACCGTCGACGGCCGGGTCGGCTTCATCGGCGGCTACAACATCGGCTCGCTGTACGCCACCGGCTGGCGCGACACCCACGCCCGCGTTGTGGGCCCCGGGGTCGCCGAGCTGGACAACGCGTTCATCGACTTCTGGAACCTCCACGTCCGTAAGGAGCACGACCGGATCGAGGACAACCCGGAGCGCGACTGGCTCCCCACCGTGCGCGTGCACCGCAACATGCCGCGCCTTCAGGTGTACCCCATCCGCAACATGTACCTGGAGGCCATCGACAGGGCCACCTCACACATCTGGCTCACCCACGCCTACCTCATCCCCGACGACGACCTGATCGCCGGCCTCCGTGCCGCCGTCAACCGGGGTGTCGACGTGCGGATCATCGTGCCGGGCCGCTCCAACCACGTGGTGGCCGACTGGCTGTCGCGCGGCTACTACACGAACCTGCTGCGCTCCGGCGTGAAGCTGTACCTGTACCAGGGGGCGATGGTGCACGCGAAGACCGCCACCATGGACGGCGTGTGGTCGACGATCGGCACGGCCAACCTGGACAGGCTGAGCCTGTGGGGCAACTACGAGGTGAACCTCGAGGTGACCGACGAGAGCGTCGCCAAGCACATGGAGGACGTGTTCCGCACGGACCAGTCCAACAGCATCGAGCTGAACGAACAGCGCTGGGCGAGCCGCTCCGTGGTGGCCAAGGTGACGGAATTGTTCCTGTCGCCCTGGCGCCCGTTCTTCTGA
- the pcrA gene encoding DNA helicase PcrA, whose amino-acid sequence MSDSLFPDLFAVFQPDEPAPPRAEALVTPRKAKAKQVSEEQLLEGLNPPQRQAVVHAGSPVLVVAGAGSGKTRVLTRRIAHLVSQRDVHPGSVLAITFTNKAAAEMRQRVIELVGNRAKLMWVSTFHSACVRILRADIDRFGIAKSFSIYDDADSKRLMSLVVRDMELDPKRYPVRAVMNAVSNYKNELVDHERAAAEAENSRQETIARAYADYQGRLVAANALDFDDLIMTAVHLFQAFPDIREKYRRRFRHVLVDEYQDTNHAQYALIRELCAGEVTGVVEGSPTVEPAELMVVGDSDQSIYAFRGATIRNILDFESDFPGAGTIVLDQNYRSTQNVLTAANAVISRNQGRRDKHLWSDLGEGDLIVGWVADTERDEAQFIADEIDRLSDAGESQYGDTAVFYRTNAQSRAFEEVFIRVGMPYKVVGGVRFYERREIRDAIAYLRAIVNPADDVSVRRILNVPKRGIGDRAEAAISTLASAQRITFFDALQRAEEAPGLASRSVKLIQGFVDVMNIHRAMVAAGKPADEVLTSILKESHYLPELQASTDPQDETRIENLVELVSVAAEFVAAANTIDLDDEEAVESGLVAGMPEPDDSLAAFLERIALVADSDQVPDHDEGKGVVTLMTLHTAKGLEFDTVFLTGMEEGMFPHMRALTDPNELEEERRLAYVGITRARKRLYVTRAAVRVTFGQPAYNPASRFLEEMPAHVLDWRRTGAATTQWASTAATRNRQTSASIQSFGSGTGPLKTVLSVGVGDRVLHASFGMGTVVAVAGAGDNLRADVDFGSAGTKRLSVKHAPMEKL is encoded by the coding sequence ATGAGTGACTCCCTTTTCCCGGATCTTTTTGCCGTCTTCCAGCCCGACGAGCCCGCTCCGCCGCGCGCGGAGGCACTGGTGACCCCGCGGAAGGCCAAGGCGAAGCAGGTCAGCGAGGAACAACTGCTGGAGGGTCTCAACCCTCCGCAGCGCCAAGCCGTCGTGCATGCGGGCAGCCCCGTGCTGGTGGTGGCCGGCGCCGGCTCCGGCAAGACGCGGGTATTGACCCGGCGCATCGCGCATCTGGTCAGCCAGCGTGACGTCCATCCCGGCTCCGTCCTGGCCATCACGTTCACCAACAAGGCCGCCGCGGAGATGCGTCAGCGCGTCATCGAACTGGTGGGCAACCGCGCCAAGCTCATGTGGGTCTCCACCTTCCACTCCGCGTGTGTGCGCATCCTGCGCGCAGACATCGACCGCTTCGGCATCGCCAAATCCTTCTCCATCTACGACGACGCAGATTCCAAGCGGTTGATGTCGCTGGTGGTGCGCGACATGGAGCTGGACCCCAAGCGTTACCCGGTGCGCGCCGTGATGAACGCGGTGAGCAACTACAAGAACGAACTGGTCGACCACGAGCGCGCCGCCGCAGAGGCGGAGAACTCCCGCCAGGAGACGATCGCGCGGGCCTACGCCGACTACCAGGGCCGGCTCGTCGCCGCCAACGCGCTCGACTTCGACGACCTCATCATGACCGCCGTCCACCTGTTCCAGGCGTTCCCGGACATCCGAGAGAAGTACCGCCGTCGCTTCCGGCACGTGCTGGTGGACGAGTACCAGGACACCAACCATGCCCAGTACGCGCTCATCCGCGAGTTGTGTGCGGGCGAGGTCACCGGCGTGGTGGAGGGATCCCCGACGGTGGAGCCGGCGGAGCTGATGGTCGTCGGCGACTCGGACCAGTCGATCTACGCCTTCCGCGGCGCCACCATCCGCAACATCCTCGACTTCGAATCGGACTTCCCGGGCGCCGGCACCATCGTGCTCGACCAGAACTACCGCTCCACCCAGAACGTCCTCACCGCCGCCAACGCGGTGATCTCGCGCAACCAGGGCCGCCGCGACAAGCACCTGTGGTCCGACCTGGGGGAGGGCGACCTCATCGTCGGCTGGGTGGCAGACACGGAGCGCGACGAGGCGCAGTTCATCGCGGACGAGATCGACAGGCTCTCCGACGCGGGCGAGAGCCAGTACGGCGACACCGCCGTCTTCTACCGCACCAACGCCCAGTCGCGCGCGTTCGAGGAAGTGTTCATCCGCGTCGGGATGCCCTACAAGGTCGTGGGCGGCGTCCGGTTCTACGAGCGCCGCGAGATCCGCGACGCCATCGCGTACCTGCGCGCCATCGTGAACCCCGCAGACGACGTCTCCGTGCGCCGTATCCTCAACGTGCCCAAGCGCGGCATCGGCGACAGGGCGGAGGCCGCCATCTCGACGCTGGCCAGCGCTCAACGCATCACCTTCTTCGACGCGCTCCAGCGCGCGGAAGAGGCGCCCGGCCTCGCCAGCCGCTCCGTCAAGCTGATCCAGGGCTTCGTGGACGTGATGAACATCCACCGCGCCATGGTGGCCGCCGGCAAGCCCGCAGACGAGGTGCTCACCTCCATCCTGAAGGAATCGCACTACCTCCCTGAGTTGCAGGCGTCGACAGACCCGCAGGACGAGACCCGCATCGAGAACCTCGTCGAGCTCGTATCGGTGGCGGCGGAGTTCGTCGCCGCGGCGAACACCATCGACCTCGACGACGAGGAGGCCGTCGAATCCGGCCTCGTGGCCGGCATGCCGGAGCCCGACGACTCGCTCGCCGCGTTCCTGGAGCGCATCGCGCTGGTGGCGGATTCGGACCAGGTGCCGGACCACGACGAGGGCAAGGGCGTCGTCACGCTGATGACCCTGCACACGGCCAAGGGCCTGGAGTTCGACACCGTGTTCCTCACCGGCATGGAAGAGGGCATGTTCCCGCACATGCGGGCCCTGACAGACCCGAACGAGCTGGAGGAGGAGCGACGGCTGGCCTACGTCGGCATCACGCGCGCCCGGAAACGGCTCTACGTGACCCGAGCCGCCGTGCGCGTCACCTTCGGGCAGCCGGCCTACAACCCGGCGTCGCGGTTCCTGGAAGAGATGCCGGCCCACGTCCTGGACTGGCGCCGCACCGGCGCCGCCACCACGCAGTGGGCGAGCACCGCCGCCACGCGCAACCGCCAGACCTCCGCGTCGATCCAGAGCTTCGGCTCCGGCACCGGCCCGCTGAAGACCGTGCTGAGCGTGGGCGTGGGGGACAGGGTGCTGCACGCCAGCTTCGGCATGGGCACCGTGGTGGCCGTGGCAGGAGCCGGCGACAACCTGAGGGCCGATGTGGACTTCGGCTCGGCGGGCACGAAGCGGTTGAGCGTCAAGCACGCGCCGATGGAGAAGCTGTAG
- a CDS encoding M23 family metallopeptidase has product MTYRTPLDVRNQVNHSPLRNARRAADPVTDEILEAEVVTPAASPARRASRALGISRRMVAMGVAGAVGASALFAFAFTARGNDLDSGVDVAAAIPAAAMSAAAESFEDRSEDVSRNAVRSGLTDVVADKAAQERQEQLGAANQSATQAQADLSMGERDKLMDADMELVAAQSQKLKEEAEKAAELLERARKAASAAKAQGITVGDVESMTAEDVDNLTSKGGSMPVKSGYRVGAGFGQRGKWSRYHTGQDFPAPTGTPIYAAASGVVLSPTAGGWAGTNVVIQHNNGGSTLYAHMSRKAVRTGQTVKAGQLIGYVGNTGRSFGSHLHFEYYKPGVTPGDVYSASNPMVFLRSLGVSK; this is encoded by the coding sequence ATGACCTACAGAACCCCTCTTGACGTCAGGAACCAGGTGAACCACAGCCCGTTGCGCAACGCCCGTCGCGCCGCTGACCCTGTAACCGACGAAATCCTCGAAGCAGAGGTCGTCACCCCCGCAGCATCGCCCGCACGCCGCGCCTCCCGCGCGCTGGGCATCTCCCGCCGAATGGTCGCCATGGGCGTCGCCGGCGCCGTCGGGGCCTCCGCACTTTTCGCCTTCGCCTTCACGGCCCGTGGCAATGACCTCGACAGCGGGGTGGACGTAGCGGCCGCCATCCCGGCGGCCGCGATGTCGGCAGCAGCCGAGAGCTTCGAAGACCGCAGCGAGGACGTGAGCCGCAACGCTGTCCGCAGCGGCCTCACGGACGTCGTCGCGGACAAGGCGGCGCAGGAGCGCCAGGAACAGCTCGGCGCCGCGAACCAGTCCGCCACGCAGGCGCAGGCAGATCTCTCCATGGGCGAGCGCGACAAGTTGATGGACGCCGACATGGAGCTCGTCGCCGCCCAGTCGCAGAAGCTGAAGGAGGAGGCCGAAAAGGCCGCCGAGCTGCTCGAGCGGGCCCGCAAGGCCGCCAGCGCCGCGAAGGCCCAGGGCATCACCGTCGGCGACGTCGAGTCGATGACCGCCGAGGACGTCGACAACCTCACCAGCAAGGGCGGCTCGATGCCGGTCAAGTCCGGCTACCGCGTCGGCGCAGGCTTCGGTCAGCGCGGCAAGTGGTCGCGCTACCACACCGGTCAGGACTTCCCGGCCCCCACCGGCACCCCCATCTACGCTGCCGCCTCCGGCGTCGTGCTCAGCCCCACCGCAGGCGGCTGGGCGGGCACCAACGTGGTGATCCAGCACAACAACGGTGGATCCACGCTCTACGCGCACATGAGCCGCAAGGCTGTGCGCACTGGCCAGACGGTCAAGGCGGGCCAGCTCATCGGCTACGTCGGCAACACCGGCCGCTCGTTCGGGTCCCACCTGCACTTCGAGTACTACAAGCCGGGCGTGACGCCGGGCGATGTGTACAGCGCGTCGAACCCGATGGTGTTCCTGCGCTCGCTGGGCGTTTCCAAGTAG
- the sucC gene encoding ADP-forming succinate--CoA ligase subunit beta, with protein sequence MDLLEYQARDLFERFDVPVLAGRTATTPEEAREAYRSLGSGTVVVKAQVRTGGRGKAGGVKLAHDEEAAVETAQQILNLEIKGHPVKVVMLSPGADIAEEYYFSILLDRASRGYLAMCSVEGGVDIETLAEERPEALAKVELDPVDGITAEAAERILTEAGFPQEIHAAVSPVLQKLWTVFVESDATLVEVNPLVKTADGTILALDGKVTLDANADFRHPEWEQYEEHTADVDLERQARELDLNYVKLDGSVGVIGNGAGLVMSTLDVVAAAGEELPGKPKPANFLDIGGGASAQVMANGLRIIMSDPQVKSVFVNVFGGITACSDVANGIVHALEMLGDEARLPIVVRLDGNSVDVGKAILEEANHPLITVKNTMDEAARTAAKLASEGN encoded by the coding sequence GTGGATCTCCTCGAATACCAAGCGCGCGACCTCTTTGAGCGGTTCGACGTACCCGTGCTGGCCGGACGCACGGCCACCACCCCCGAAGAAGCCCGTGAGGCCTACCGGTCCCTCGGCTCAGGAACCGTCGTCGTCAAGGCCCAGGTACGCACCGGCGGCCGTGGCAAGGCGGGCGGCGTCAAGCTGGCCCACGACGAAGAGGCCGCCGTCGAGACGGCCCAACAGATCCTCAACCTGGAGATCAAGGGCCACCCGGTCAAGGTTGTGATGCTCAGCCCCGGAGCCGACATCGCCGAGGAGTACTACTTCTCGATCCTCCTGGACCGCGCCTCCCGCGGCTATCTCGCGATGTGCAGCGTGGAGGGCGGCGTCGACATCGAAACGCTGGCGGAGGAGCGGCCCGAGGCCCTCGCCAAGGTCGAACTGGACCCCGTCGACGGCATCACCGCTGAGGCGGCGGAGCGCATCCTCACCGAGGCGGGCTTCCCCCAGGAGATCCACGCGGCCGTCAGCCCCGTGCTCCAGAAGCTGTGGACCGTGTTCGTGGAATCAGACGCCACGCTCGTCGAGGTCAACCCGCTCGTCAAGACGGCCGACGGCACCATCCTCGCCCTCGACGGCAAGGTCACCCTCGACGCCAACGCAGATTTCCGCCACCCGGAGTGGGAGCAGTACGAGGAGCACACCGCGGACGTCGACCTCGAACGGCAGGCCCGCGAGCTCGACCTCAACTACGTGAAGCTCGACGGCTCCGTCGGCGTGATCGGCAACGGCGCGGGCCTCGTGATGAGCACCCTCGACGTGGTGGCCGCCGCAGGCGAAGAGTTGCCCGGCAAACCAAAGCCCGCCAACTTCCTCGACATCGGCGGCGGCGCGTCGGCCCAGGTGATGGCCAACGGGCTGCGCATCATCATGAGCGACCCCCAGGTGAAGTCCGTGTTCGTCAACGTCTTCGGCGGCATCACGGCCTGCAGCGACGTGGCCAACGGCATCGTCCACGCGTTGGAGATGCTGGGCGACGAGGCGCGGCTGCCCATCGTCGTCCGGCTCGACGGCAACTCCGTCGACGTCGGCAAGGCCATCCTCGAAGAGGCCAACCACCCGCTCATCACCGTCAAGAACACGATGGACGAGGCGGCCCGCACCGCGGCCAAGCTCGCCTCGGAAGGAAACTGA
- the sucD gene encoding succinate--CoA ligase subunit alpha, translating to MAIYINASSRVLVQGMTGREGRKHTQRMVMSGTRVVGGVTPGKAGESVLFEEDPVPVFGSMVEGVAATNADVSVVFVPPKFAKAAVMEAVEAEIGLCVVITEGIPVRDSVEFQAAAAEAGTRIIGPNCPGLISPGRSNVGIIPAHISGPGRIGLVSKSGTLTYQMMYELRDHGFSTAVGIGGDPVVGLKHIDVLQAFEEDDETDVIVMIGEIGGDAEERAADYIKANITKPVVGYVAGFTAPPGRTMGHAGAIITGSSGTARAKKEALEAAGVQVGETPSQTAQLARDAIAKLRAGQLV from the coding sequence ATGGCGATCTACATCAACGCCTCCTCGCGCGTCCTCGTCCAAGGGATGACCGGCCGGGAGGGCCGCAAACACACCCAGCGCATGGTCATGTCCGGCACCCGCGTCGTCGGCGGCGTGACGCCCGGCAAGGCCGGCGAATCCGTGCTCTTCGAGGAGGACCCCGTACCGGTGTTCGGCTCGATGGTGGAGGGAGTGGCCGCCACCAACGCCGACGTGTCGGTGGTGTTCGTGCCGCCGAAGTTCGCCAAGGCCGCCGTCATGGAGGCCGTGGAGGCCGAGATCGGTCTGTGCGTGGTCATCACCGAGGGCATCCCCGTGCGCGACAGCGTCGAGTTCCAGGCCGCGGCGGCCGAGGCCGGGACCCGCATCATCGGCCCGAACTGCCCGGGTCTCATCTCTCCAGGCCGGTCCAATGTCGGCATCATCCCGGCGCACATCTCGGGCCCCGGCCGCATCGGCCTGGTGTCGAAGTCCGGCACGCTGACCTACCAGATGATGTACGAACTGCGTGACCACGGCTTCTCCACGGCCGTCGGCATCGGCGGTGACCCCGTCGTCGGGCTCAAGCACATCGATGTGCTGCAGGCCTTCGAGGAGGACGACGAGACCGACGTGATCGTGATGATCGGCGAGATCGGAGGCGACGCGGAGGAACGCGCCGCCGACTACATCAAGGCCAACATCACCAAGCCCGTCGTCGGCTACGTGGCAGGCTTCACGGCACCGCCCGGCCGCACCATGGGCCACGCGGGCGCCATCATCACCGGCTCGAGCGGCACCGCCCGCGCCAAGAAGGAGGCGCTGGAGGCCGCGGGTGTGCAGGTGGGGGAGACCCCGTCGCAGACCGCGCAGCTCGCCCGCGACGCCATCGCCAAGCTGCGCGCCGGGCAGCTGGTCTGA
- a CDS encoding DUF6350 family protein: MDGFQHRTVAVDVDPTPTPEPRHWPWSWYLPAIVGPLAVLVAGWLLLSGFGVVAWLTSPDAQLTPALRIAAEVLVLAHGAPVQIAGQAVSIAPLGLTLLLLFLALPLASHSAKQAAAQGAQKDDTGGLWVDGERLVAKVAGTFALTYGAAVVVLAATLGVASWRAVVGGLVVGGVAGFWGAARGIGYSPTETWPVWLRSVPRAMGGAILAVLVGAVVVTGLAVYSGWDRMGGIVDALDGGTSGLVLLVVLHLLYLPNIVLAGASWLLGAGLTLGDGSVVTMTVTDVGLLPAIPIFGAVPASGTAPTSHLWWLAVGVIAGAVAALVVAFARPRARFDETALVGGLSGVAAGVLVATVCSMGSGALGDDRLSHVGARMPELLVFAPTILGLSGVVAGLVVGLVRRRPHAGKPADETSDKTPGEPTA; this comes from the coding sequence GTGGACGGGTTCCAACACCGCACTGTGGCGGTCGACGTCGATCCGACGCCGACCCCGGAGCCGCGGCACTGGCCGTGGTCCTGGTATCTGCCCGCCATCGTCGGCCCGCTGGCGGTGCTGGTGGCCGGGTGGCTCCTCCTCTCCGGCTTCGGCGTGGTGGCGTGGCTCACCTCTCCCGACGCCCAGCTCACCCCGGCCCTCCGGATCGCGGCCGAGGTGCTCGTCCTCGCCCACGGCGCGCCCGTGCAGATCGCGGGGCAGGCGGTCTCGATCGCCCCGCTCGGGTTGACGCTCCTGCTCCTCTTCCTCGCGCTGCCGTTGGCCTCCCACTCGGCCAAGCAGGCCGCGGCCCAGGGCGCCCAGAAAGACGACACCGGTGGCCTCTGGGTCGACGGCGAACGCCTCGTCGCCAAGGTGGCCGGCACCTTCGCGCTCACGTACGGAGCAGCCGTGGTGGTCCTGGCCGCCACGCTGGGGGTCGCCTCCTGGCGAGCGGTGGTCGGCGGGCTGGTCGTGGGCGGCGTGGCCGGATTCTGGGGAGCAGCCCGCGGCATCGGCTACTCGCCGACGGAGACCTGGCCCGTCTGGCTCCGTTCGGTCCCCAGGGCCATGGGGGGCGCCATCCTCGCGGTGCTCGTCGGAGCCGTCGTCGTGACGGGCCTGGCCGTCTATTCGGGATGGGACCGGATGGGCGGCATCGTCGATGCCCTCGACGGCGGCACGAGCGGGTTGGTCCTGCTGGTGGTGCTGCACCTCCTCTACCTGCCCAACATCGTGCTGGCGGGCGCCTCCTGGCTCCTCGGCGCGGGCCTCACGCTGGGCGACGGCTCCGTGGTGACGATGACGGTCACCGACGTCGGGCTGCTGCCGGCCATCCCCATCTTCGGCGCCGTGCCCGCAAGCGGGACCGCGCCCACGTCGCACCTGTGGTGGCTCGCCGTCGGCGTCATTGCGGGCGCCGTCGCGGCCCTGGTTGTCGCCTTCGCCCGGCCGCGCGCCCGCTTCGACGAGACCGCGCTGGTGGGCGGGCTCTCCGGAGTGGCGGCCGGGGTGCTCGTCGCCACCGTGTGCAGCATGGGCTCTGGCGCCCTGGGGGACGACCGCCTCAGCCACGTCGGTGCCCGGATGCCGGAACTGCTGGTCTTCGCGCCCACCATCCTGGGACTGTCCGGAGTGGTGGCCGGCCTCGTCGTCGGCCTCGTCCGGCGCCGGCCGCACGCAGGAAAGCCGGCTGACGAGACGTCCGACAAGACACCCGGCGAGCCCACGGCGTAG
- the purN gene encoding phosphoribosylglycinamide formyltransferase has translation MTTRVVVLLSGSGTLCQALLDAIDAGEVDARVVAVVSDQPSALGLERARAAGIPAVAHPLARGGDRGAWDAELTRVVSEFEPDLVASAGFMKLLGSEFLSRFGGRTINTHPALLPSFPGMHGPRDALAAGVKVAGATVFLVDDGVDTGRILLQGAVDVLDDDNVESLHERIKTVERRLLIRAVSEWKKEHP, from the coding sequence GTGACCACCCGCGTTGTCGTTCTGCTGTCCGGTTCGGGCACCCTGTGCCAGGCGCTGCTGGACGCCATCGACGCAGGCGAGGTCGACGCCCGGGTCGTGGCCGTCGTTTCGGACCAGCCCTCGGCCCTCGGGCTGGAACGGGCACGTGCCGCAGGGATCCCCGCCGTCGCCCATCCGCTTGCCAGAGGTGGCGATCGCGGTGCCTGGGACGCTGAGCTCACGCGGGTCGTCTCTGAGTTCGAACCGGACCTGGTCGCCTCCGCCGGCTTCATGAAGCTGCTGGGCTCCGAATTCCTCTCGCGCTTCGGTGGCCGCACCATCAACACCCACCCGGCGCTGCTGCCGAGCTTCCCCGGGATGCACGGTCCGCGCGATGCACTCGCCGCCGGTGTCAAAGTGGCCGGGGCAACCGTATTCCTCGTCGATGACGGCGTCGACACCGGTAGGATCCTGCTTCAGGGGGCCGTCGACGTTCTGGATGACGACAACGTCGAATCCCTGCATGAACGCATCAAGACGGTGGAACGCCGCTTACTGATCCGAGCCGTCTCCGAGTGGAAGAAGGAACACCCGTGA
- the purH gene encoding bifunctional phosphoribosylaminoimidazolecarboxamide formyltransferase/IMP cyclohydrolase has translation MTELTPLRRALVSVYDKSGLIELGRDLSAAGIEIVSTGSTAAKLAAAGIEVTGVEEVTGFPECLDGRVKTLHPHVHAGILADRRLSTHREQLDDLGIAPFDLVITNLYPFAATVASGASQDECIEQIDIGGPTMVRAAAKNHASVAIITSAEQYHMLRAAIAAGGFTLAQRKELAAAAFVHTASYDVAVASWMSGDVVGHPGGFPAWYGATWHKVADLRYGENSHQKAAVYRNSNGTAGLADATQLHGKEMSYNNYVDADAARRAAYDFEEPAVAIIKHANPCGIATGSNIADAHRKAHACDPVSAFGGVIAANRPVSVEMAQQVAEIFTEVIVAPGYEEGAVEVLSGKKNLRILIAEGSTNEGMAIREIDGGLLVQQADAIDADGDDPANWTLAAGERADDATLADLLFAWRAVRAVKSNAILLASDGASVGVGMGQVNRVDSCHLAVDRAGDRARGSVAASDAFFPFADGPQVLLDAGIRAIIQPGGSVRDQEVIDAVTAAGVTMYFTGTRHFFH, from the coding sequence GTGACCGAGCTGACCCCGCTGCGCCGAGCCCTCGTCTCGGTATACGACAAGTCAGGACTGATTGAACTCGGACGTGACCTTTCGGCCGCAGGCATCGAGATCGTGTCCACCGGATCCACGGCCGCCAAATTGGCCGCCGCCGGCATCGAGGTCACCGGCGTGGAAGAGGTCACCGGCTTCCCCGAGTGCCTCGACGGCCGGGTGAAGACGCTCCACCCGCACGTGCACGCCGGCATCCTGGCGGACCGCCGCCTCTCCACCCACCGTGAACAGCTCGACGACCTGGGCATCGCCCCCTTCGACCTCGTGATCACCAACCTCTACCCGTTCGCCGCCACGGTCGCCTCCGGCGCCTCGCAGGATGAGTGCATCGAGCAGATCGACATCGGCGGGCCCACCATGGTGCGCGCGGCCGCCAAGAACCACGCCTCCGTCGCCATCATCACCTCCGCCGAGCAGTACCACATGCTGCGCGCCGCCATCGCAGCCGGCGGTTTCACGCTGGCGCAGCGCAAGGAACTCGCCGCCGCCGCGTTCGTGCACACCGCCAGCTACGACGTCGCGGTCGCCTCCTGGATGTCCGGCGACGTCGTCGGGCACCCCGGCGGGTTCCCCGCCTGGTACGGCGCCACGTGGCACAAGGTCGCGGACCTGCGCTACGGCGAGAACTCGCACCAGAAGGCCGCCGTCTACCGCAACAGCAACGGCACCGCCGGCCTGGCCGACGCCACCCAGCTCCACGGCAAGGAGATGAGCTACAACAACTACGTCGACGCCGACGCGGCCCGTCGTGCGGCCTACGACTTCGAAGAGCCCGCCGTCGCCATCATCAAGCACGCCAACCCCTGCGGCATCGCCACCGGCAGCAACATCGCCGACGCCCACCGCAAGGCCCACGCCTGCGACCCGGTCTCTGCGTTCGGTGGCGTCATCGCAGCCAACCGCCCCGTGTCGGTGGAGATGGCACAGCAGGTGGCGGAGATCTTCACCGAGGTCATCGTCGCGCCCGGGTACGAGGAGGGCGCCGTCGAGGTGCTCTCCGGGAAGAAGAACCTGCGCATCCTGATCGCCGAAGGCTCCACCAACGAGGGTATGGCCATCCGCGAGATCGACGGCGGGCTGCTCGTGCAGCAGGCCGACGCGATCGACGCTGACGGCGACGACCCCGCCAACTGGACGCTCGCCGCGGGCGAGCGGGCCGACGACGCCACCCTCGCGGACCTGCTGTTCGCCTGGCGCGCCGTGCGCGCCGTCAAGTCCAACGCCATCCTGCTCGCCAGCGACGGTGCCTCCGTGGGCGTCGGCATGGGGCAGGTCAACCGCGTGGATTCCTGCCACCTCGCGGTGGACCGTGCCGGTGACCGGGCCCGTGGTTCAGTTGCGGCCTCGGACGCGTTCTTCCCGTTCGCCGACGGCCCCCAGGTGCTGCTCGACGCGGGTATCCGCGCCATCATCCAGCCCGGCGGCTCGGTGCGTGACCAGGAGGTCATCGACGCGGTGACCGCGGCCGGCGTCACGATGTACTTCACCGGCACCCGCCACTTCTTCCACTGA